In Brachypodium distachyon strain Bd21 chromosome 2, Brachypodium_distachyon_v3.0, whole genome shotgun sequence, one genomic interval encodes:
- the LOC100830615 gene encoding Bowman-Birk type wound-induced proteinase inhibitor WIP1 isoform X2, whose translation MEFLLNHLQITTKSIEHSARNCSRGLELSATMKSSTLMVILLVLHAVLVMGIFAAVAKENAVGESKGNRETNGGKLRCCSSCNFSFSGLYTCDDVVKKCDPVCKKCTAVRGSKAKHNPSKPKKLFQCTDTFLGVCGPPCKN comes from the exons ATGGAGTTCCTCCTCAATCATCTGCAAATAACAACAAAGAGCATTGAGCATTCTGCAAGGAATTGCAGCAGGGGATTAGAGCTGTCTGCAACGATGAAGAGCAGCACGCTCATGGTGATCCTGCTGGTTCTCCATGCCGTCCTGGTCATGGGCATCTTTGCGGCCGTGGCCAAAGAAAACG CGGTGGGGGAAAGCAAGGGCAACAGGGAGACCAACGGGGGCAAGCTGCgttgctgcagcagctgcaacTTCTCCTTCTCGGGGCTCTACACCTGCGACGACGTCGTCAAGAAGTGCGACCCGGTCTGCAAGAAATGCACCGCCGTGAGGGGATCGAAGGCGAAGCACAACCCTTCCAAGCCCAAGAAGCTGTTCCAGTGCACCGACACCTTCCTCGGCGTCTGCGGCCCACCCTGCAAGAACTGA
- the LOC100830615 gene encoding Bowman-Birk type wound-induced proteinase inhibitor WIP1 isoform X1, which yields MEFLLNHLQITTKSIEHSARNCSRGLELSATMKSSTLMVILLVLHAVLVMGIFAAVAKENAAVGESKGNRETNGGKLRCCSSCNFSFSGLYTCDDVVKKCDPVCKKCTAVRGSKAKHNPSKPKKLFQCTDTFLGVCGPPCKN from the exons ATGGAGTTCCTCCTCAATCATCTGCAAATAACAACAAAGAGCATTGAGCATTCTGCAAGGAATTGCAGCAGGGGATTAGAGCTGTCTGCAACGATGAAGAGCAGCACGCTCATGGTGATCCTGCTGGTTCTCCATGCCGTCCTGGTCATGGGCATCTTTGCGGCCGTGGCCAAAGAAAACG CAGCGGTGGGGGAAAGCAAGGGCAACAGGGAGACCAACGGGGGCAAGCTGCgttgctgcagcagctgcaacTTCTCCTTCTCGGGGCTCTACACCTGCGACGACGTCGTCAAGAAGTGCGACCCGGTCTGCAAGAAATGCACCGCCGTGAGGGGATCGAAGGCGAAGCACAACCCTTCCAAGCCCAAGAAGCTGTTCCAGTGCACCGACACCTTCCTCGGCGTCTGCGGCCCACCCTGCAAGAACTGA
- the LOC100832431 gene encoding MFS18 protein, whose protein sequence is MSAKMVSLLVVVLAVLAVATEARNLKTTSEAASSNKDAVLQPTTFPPFDRLPGSASPAFGGMPGAGSSIPGFSLPGSGGGATPGFGSIGSMPFLGGSSLPGIGGGSSLPGMGGVGGMPGSPAAGAVVERANKP, encoded by the coding sequence ATGTCTGCCAAGATGGTGTCACTGCTCGTTGTCGTCCTGGCCGTTCTGGCCGTGGCGACCGAGGCGAGGAACCTGAAGACGACCTCGGAGGCCGCCAGCAGCAACAAGGACGCGGTGCTGCAGCCGACGACGTTCCCGCCCTTCGACAGGCTCCCGGGCAGCGCGTCGCCGGCGTTTGGCGGGAtgcccggcgccggcagcagcatcCCGGGGTTCAGCCtccccggcagcggcggcggcgccaccccGGGCTTCGGCAGCATCGGCAGCATGCCCTTCCTCGGCGGCAGCAGCCTCCCTGgaatcggcggcggcagcagcctGCCTGGCATGGGCGGCGTTGGTGGCATGCCCGGatcccccgccgccggagccgtcGTCGAGCGCGCCAACAAGCCGTGA